A stretch of the Sphingobacterium thalpophilum genome encodes the following:
- a CDS encoding DeoR/GlpR family DNA-binding transcription regulator: MLKEERFEIILRELNSRAKVKFEELALLLGVSEDTIRRDIDVLYRNGLLSKTRGGAMLREKDPLTFHDRQSFLTREKDIIALKAQQLLKDGMTVFVDGGTTVWAMISSMPLERRIRIITNNLSVVPVAEKFKQVELVLLGGNYEPDLAITSGMTTCAEAAKYIADLFIMGTCAVDPQLGVSAVSAADGETKKVMLQCAKRTVALAAQNKLYQTEHFRVCDLDALSALITDLDANDPALDPFRKSGLQMM; this comes from the coding sequence ATGTTAAAGGAAGAACGCTTTGAGATCATTCTCCGTGAACTGAACAGCAGGGCGAAGGTCAAATTTGAGGAGCTGGCCCTGCTGCTGGGGGTATCGGAGGATACCATACGCCGCGACATCGACGTCCTGTACCGCAATGGCCTGCTTTCCAAGACACGGGGCGGTGCCATGCTCCGCGAAAAAGATCCGCTGACCTTCCATGACCGGCAGTCTTTTCTCACCCGCGAAAAGGATATTATCGCGCTGAAGGCGCAGCAGCTGCTCAAAGATGGCATGACCGTCTTTGTAGATGGCGGCACCACGGTCTGGGCGATGATCAGCAGCATGCCGCTCGAAAGGCGCATCCGCATCATTACCAACAACTTGTCGGTTGTCCCCGTCGCCGAAAAGTTCAAACAGGTGGAACTGGTGCTGCTCGGCGGAAATTATGAGCCGGATCTGGCCATCACCTCGGGCATGACGACCTGCGCGGAAGCGGCCAAATACATCGCAGACCTCTTTATTATGGGTACCTGCGCGGTGGATCCGCAGCTGGGGGTATCGGCGGTATCGGCTGCCGATGGTGAGACGAAAAAAGTGATGCTGCAATGTGCCAAAAGGACCGTCGCACTGGCCGCTCAGAATAAGCTTTATCAGACCGAGCACTTCAGGGTCTGCGATCTGGATGCGCTATCTGCTCTGATCACCGATCTGGATGCCAATGATCCGGCACTGGATCCCTTTCGGAAATCGGGCCTGCAGATGATGTGA
- a CDS encoding MFS transporter, whose product MDRTIQKAKTATQCIFLVCGLAIASWAPMVPFAKDRLGMNEAELGILLLFLGGGALLMMPVSGYLIGRVGSRKVILVSALLSALILPFLLLVSDPYLMALVLLLFGGSIGTVDVAMNAHGVQVQNAFGRPVMSSLHGLYSVGGLFGSIGLGFLMKMGLDPIYAAMFISALLIVLLAVQYPQLLSHAAEKEVIRQYSHVDEAAAAQGRFQWLRGSVLVLGLLCFITFLSEGAMLDWSAVLLRDSKGLPPEFTGIGYAAFSVAMAVMRLQGDALISRLSSMVVVIGGSLLAALGIFVLLFSPWIALSMAGFVLLGMGAANIVPVFFSEGGRIDGLSPTVSIPAISTIGYAGQLVGPALLGFIAHHFSLTIAFETIALLFVMVALIYKFKK is encoded by the coding sequence ATGGATAGAACGATACAAAAAGCAAAGACAGCGACGCAGTGTATATTTTTGGTCTGCGGACTGGCAATCGCAAGCTGGGCTCCGATGGTACCTTTTGCCAAGGACCGTCTGGGCATGAACGAAGCCGAACTGGGTATCCTGCTGCTGTTTCTGGGCGGCGGGGCTCTGCTGATGATGCCCGTCTCGGGCTATCTGATCGGCAGGGTGGGGAGCCGCAAGGTGATACTGGTGTCGGCCTTGCTGTCGGCACTCATACTGCCTTTTCTGCTGCTGGTGTCGGATCCCTATCTGATGGCCCTGGTGCTGCTGCTATTCGGCGGGAGCATCGGCACGGTGGATGTGGCCATGAACGCGCACGGCGTACAGGTGCAGAATGCCTTTGGCCGGCCGGTGATGTCGTCCCTGCACGGTCTGTACAGTGTAGGTGGTCTCTTTGGGTCGATCGGGCTGGGTTTTTTAATGAAGATGGGCCTCGATCCCATCTACGCCGCCATGTTCATTTCGGCCCTGCTGATCGTCTTACTGGCTGTTCAGTATCCGCAGCTGCTGAGCCATGCTGCCGAAAAGGAGGTGATCCGACAATATTCGCATGTGGATGAGGCTGCTGCCGCACAGGGCCGTTTTCAATGGCTACGGGGCAGTGTGCTGGTGCTGGGACTGCTCTGTTTCATCACCTTCCTGTCCGAGGGGGCCATGCTGGACTGGAGTGCTGTGCTGCTGCGGGACAGCAAAGGGCTGCCGCCTGAATTTACGGGTATAGGCTATGCGGCGTTTTCGGTGGCCATGGCAGTCATGCGGCTACAGGGGGATGCGCTGATCAGCAGGCTCAGCAGCATGGTGGTCGTCATCGGTGGAAGCCTGCTGGCTGCCCTGGGGATTTTTGTTTTGCTGTTTAGCCCCTGGATCGCCTTGTCGATGGCCGGATTTGTCCTGTTGGGCATGGGCGCGGCCAACATTGTGCCGGTATTTTTCAGTGAGGGCGGGCGCATCGACGGACTGTCGCCCACGGTGTCCATTCCCGCCATTTCCACGATCGGCTACGCAGGGCAGCTCGTGGGCCCCGCGCTGCTGGGCTTTATCGCCCACCATTTTTCTTTGACTATTGCCTTCGAAACAATAGCTTTGCTCTTTGTAATGGTGGCCCTTATCTATAAATTCAAAAAGTAG
- a CDS encoding FecR family protein, which produces MSAYQSIQDFILDESFFRYAVKQDASEIRKWENYIKQHPEQAALIARARQELLDMHDALYLIDAEQNYARLAGKLHPPVSTAGGRRRWDLYAAAAVALLCLMASLWLYQYHFYPTRTVAYQTQPAEKKTIHLPDGTLVKLNAASKLEVSEGFGKTDRAVKLVGEAYMEVAKNKALPFTVATQALQVRVLGTTINVRAYANEELTAASLIEGSAEVILRGKAKSPIRLKPKDKVVAAVRDKKLADQGSVPTETQPEDYKMETVTQYDAEQRLAETSWTQQKLVFVNEPLSSIAKTLERWYNIQIEFQDPHISARKYTAAFDDREELQYVLESLRSSIPFSYRKTGPRTIAIYLTDQYN; this is translated from the coding sequence ATGAGTGCATACCAGTCTATTCAGGATTTTATATTGGATGAATCTTTCTTTCGCTATGCCGTAAAGCAGGATGCGTCTGAAATCCGGAAATGGGAAAACTATATCAAACAGCATCCTGAACAGGCGGCGCTGATCGCGCGGGCCCGGCAGGAACTGCTGGATATGCACGATGCCCTTTACCTGATCGATGCTGAGCAGAACTATGCCCGGCTGGCCGGGAAGCTGCATCCTCCGGTCAGCACGGCAGGCGGCAGAAGACGGTGGGACTTGTATGCGGCAGCAGCTGTAGCGCTCTTGTGTCTGATGGCCTCCCTATGGCTTTACCAGTATCATTTCTACCCGACCCGGACGGTCGCTTACCAGACACAGCCTGCCGAAAAGAAAACTATCCATCTGCCGGACGGCACCCTTGTGAAGTTGAATGCCGCCAGCAAACTGGAGGTCTCCGAAGGATTTGGCAAAACAGACCGTGCGGTAAAACTGGTCGGCGAAGCGTATATGGAAGTCGCCAAAAACAAAGCGCTGCCGTTTACCGTGGCCACACAAGCGCTGCAGGTACGTGTGCTGGGCACCACCATCAATGTCCGGGCCTATGCCAATGAAGAACTTACGGCCGCCTCTCTGATTGAGGGCAGTGCCGAAGTCATCCTGAGGGGCAAGGCGAAATCCCCTATTCGTCTCAAGCCCAAGGACAAGGTCGTTGCGGCGGTCCGGGACAAGAAATTGGCCGATCAAGGCAGCGTCCCCACCGAAACGCAGCCAGAGGACTACAAAATGGAGACCGTCACCCAGTACGACGCCGAACAGCGGCTGGCCGAAACCTCCTGGACCCAGCAGAAGCTGGTCTTTGTCAACGAACCCTTATCATCGATCGCCAAAACGCTGGAACGCTGGTATAATATACAGATCGAATTTCAGGACCCGCACATCAGTGCACGCAAATATACCGCCGCATTTGACGATCGCGAAGAGCTGCAATATGTACTCGAAAGTCTGCGGAGCAGTATCCCCTTCAGCTACCGAAAAACAGGTCCGCGTACCATCGCAATTTATTTAACTGATCAATACAACTAA
- a CDS encoding VOC family protein translates to MRIEHLAIWVDDLEMMRQFYATYFGTSSSAKYTNASKGFSSYFLTFRDGGARLELMHRSGIAAAPSSRGSSKGYTHIAIRVGSPAAVDALTERLRADHYSIAGEPRTTGDGYYESVVLDPEGNPIEIVA, encoded by the coding sequence ATGAGAATAGAACATCTGGCGATCTGGGTCGATGACCTGGAGATGATGCGCCAATTTTACGCGACCTACTTTGGTACGTCGAGCAGTGCGAAGTATACCAATGCGAGCAAAGGATTCAGTTCCTATTTCCTGACATTCAGAGATGGGGGTGCGCGGCTGGAACTCATGCACCGAAGCGGTATCGCCGCTGCGCCGTCCAGCAGGGGCAGCAGCAAGGGCTACACCCATATTGCCATTCGGGTGGGCAGCCCTGCGGCCGTGGATGCGCTTACCGAGCGCCTGCGTGCCGATCACTATAGCATCGCCGGAGAACCACGGACCACCGGCGACGGCTATTACGAAAGTGTGGTATTGGACCCCGAAGGCAATCCCATCGAAATTGTGGCCTGA
- a CDS encoding RNA polymerase sigma factor: MSKDQDILEIQLWEALRSGEQAALQKLYMSYYKSLLQYGLRYTDDRDSLKDSINNTFLYFWEKRDSISSASHVGNYIFKSYQRQLVKDLSSSNKFETLLENNDNAEAVDIEEFQFIIRQEENTRISILKNAILQLPKRQRELILLRYYEGLSYDEISRQTNLTKRAVYNQIHTAINALKKDTKLKNLKQILPLLIFF; this comes from the coding sequence ATGAGTAAGGATCAAGACATACTGGAAATACAATTGTGGGAAGCGCTAAGAAGTGGAGAACAGGCTGCTTTACAGAAATTATACATGTCTTATTACAAGAGTCTGCTGCAGTATGGACTGCGGTACACCGACGATCGTGATAGCCTCAAAGACAGCATCAACAACACCTTTCTTTATTTCTGGGAAAAGCGCGACAGCATAAGCTCCGCCAGCCATGTCGGCAACTATATTTTTAAAAGCTACCAGCGGCAGCTGGTCAAGGACCTCAGCAGCAGCAACAAGTTTGAAACACTTCTGGAAAATAATGACAATGCCGAAGCCGTGGACATCGAAGAATTCCAGTTCATCATCCGGCAGGAAGAAAATACACGGATCTCCATCCTCAAAAATGCCATTCTCCAATTGCCCAAACGCCAGCGGGAACTTATACTCCTCCGCTATTATGAGGGGCTGAGCTACGATGAAATCTCGCGGCAGACCAACCTGACCAAACGGGCTGTGTACAATCAGATCCATACCGCCATCAATGCACTGAAGAAGGATACCAAGCTCAAAAACCTCAAACAGATCCTTCCGCTGCTGATCTTCTTTTAA
- a CDS encoding SusC/RagA family TonB-linked outer membrane protein — translation MKNNAIRVEGRYYPKLFNAIILVKLTTILTLLFHLTAIGHSLAQNERATLNLKSVNLGKILKEIESQTKYRFVYGEDLVEGLGESFAINAQNEPVKDILDELLLHTDLSFRLHREYLIVLTKEEKQTQHDQGILQGTVRDSQGRPLPGVTVNVLGENNNTVLTDPNGIFKIRASLGQTLRISYVGYVSQTVRLSAARLREGIQVVLETGVNTLEETVVVGYGSVKRKDLTGSVVSVDVKEIRDVPFTSIDQALTGKAAGVQVVQADGSPGGVAKIRIRGGTSLMGGNDPLYIIDGVQMTVQNRYVSNSAEVVNPIDRFGSDDPNSAVSGSFARGLNSLAGLNISDIETIDVLKDASATAIYGSRAANGVVIITTKRGKRDQKPTLEANYYHGISKQRPIKLLDRDQYIMILQEANRNLLEARKAAGETLTPEELADFDNRINNPDFYGTANTDWLDLVTRTGKSDNADLSVRGGSSASQYFISLGYTGNQGVVKGTDFQRLSGRINLDNEITSKLRTQATFGYGYTTNNITNGLYTQALFAPPTFAAYNADGSIAKYTGSTLDGSDYQGYQNPLVLLDGINRATSHSLLGSIAADYRILPELVFRSTASINYNSTNQRNYVTGDALIAASNGVGTSSLGTGSQSQNQLSDLFFENTLTWDKVFNTAHRLNIVGGTSWQKTRSQLFGVTAQGYPDDKYLNNLSSASLVTAAVGTSGQNSLLSFYTRALYAWKDRYIFTFTGRSDASSKFPKVNRTGFFPSGGVAWRLSEESFMKEVKWIDDIKLRASAGYTGTQNIGDNMFYTLYNPYAYAGKSTMVPSQLGNEDIRWESTLQKDAGLDISLFHSRFGASIEVYEKATSGILFTRTVAGSSSYSSVIANLANIRNRGLEIALRGTFIENKNLSWNGAFNISFNRSLVTNVDRDFTDPNDITSYNLGNAIVREGEPLGLIYGKQFTGLLQTQEEVDAYKAKNPYWIYFDPYLGIGDPSYKIPEGEYFPSNDIIGHAAPKFYGGYTNSISYKGLSLTTLFTFSYGNDILYQGDIQNNNVSNRSNKTTEILGRWTPENPTSTRPRLLYGYNGTTYTNSAAVYDGSFLRLKSLTLTYALPERWKKRLGLPQASIFGSATNILTWTSYPGVDPEVSNDPYSLINGASDPGTFPAVRQFTLGLRFSL, via the coding sequence ATGAAAAATAACGCAATTCGCGTTGAGGGAAGATATTATCCTAAACTTTTTAATGCTATCATTCTCGTGAAACTGACCACCATCCTAACCCTGCTGTTCCACCTGACTGCGATAGGTCATTCCCTGGCACAAAATGAACGGGCGACATTGAACCTGAAATCGGTTAATTTAGGCAAAATATTAAAAGAAATCGAGAGCCAGACCAAATACCGTTTTGTATACGGCGAAGACCTGGTCGAGGGGCTCGGCGAATCCTTTGCCATAAATGCACAGAACGAGCCGGTAAAAGATATTCTTGACGAGCTGCTGCTTCATACCGATCTCAGTTTTCGTCTGCACCGCGAATATCTCATTGTGCTGACCAAGGAAGAAAAACAGACCCAGCACGACCAGGGTATCCTTCAGGGTACCGTACGGGACAGTCAGGGCCGCCCATTGCCCGGAGTTACCGTGAATGTGCTGGGGGAAAACAACAACACGGTGCTGACGGATCCGAACGGCATTTTTAAGATCCGGGCCTCCCTCGGGCAGACCCTTCGTATCTCCTATGTAGGCTATGTTTCACAGACGGTCAGACTCAGTGCCGCACGCCTGCGCGAAGGGATCCAGGTCGTCCTGGAGACAGGAGTCAACACACTGGAGGAAACTGTCGTGGTGGGCTACGGCAGTGTCAAGCGGAAGGATCTGACGGGTTCGGTTGTATCCGTGGATGTCAAGGAGATCCGCGATGTCCCCTTTACCAGCATCGATCAGGCGCTGACCGGTAAGGCTGCCGGAGTGCAGGTGGTGCAGGCCGATGGATCCCCCGGAGGGGTTGCCAAGATCCGCATCCGCGGCGGGACCTCACTCATGGGCGGCAACGACCCCCTGTACATCATCGACGGGGTGCAGATGACCGTACAGAACCGCTACGTCAGCAATTCGGCCGAAGTGGTCAACCCTATAGACCGCTTTGGTTCGGACGACCCAAATAGCGCCGTATCAGGATCCTTTGCCCGTGGGCTGAACAGCCTCGCCGGACTGAATATCAGCGACATCGAAACGATCGACGTCCTCAAAGACGCTTCGGCCACCGCCATCTACGGATCGCGTGCCGCCAACGGTGTCGTCATCATCACCACCAAACGCGGCAAGCGGGACCAGAAGCCGACACTGGAGGCCAATTATTACCATGGTATCAGCAAGCAGCGTCCGATCAAACTGCTCGACCGCGATCAGTATATCATGATCCTGCAGGAGGCCAACCGCAACCTGCTCGAGGCCCGCAAGGCAGCCGGCGAAACGCTCACACCCGAAGAACTGGCCGATTTTGACAACCGCATCAACAATCCCGATTTCTATGGCACCGCCAATACGGACTGGCTCGATCTGGTCACCCGCACCGGGAAATCCGACAATGCCGATCTCTCCGTGCGGGGTGGCAGCAGCGCCTCCCAGTATTTTATCTCATTGGGCTACACCGGCAATCAGGGCGTCGTCAAAGGGACCGACTTCCAGCGTCTGTCGGGCCGGATCAACCTGGACAACGAAATTACCAGCAAGCTCCGTACGCAGGCCACCTTTGGCTACGGCTACACCACCAATAATATTACCAATGGTCTGTATACGCAGGCCTTGTTTGCCCCGCCGACCTTTGCCGCCTACAATGCCGATGGCTCCATTGCCAAATACACGGGCAGTACACTGGACGGATCCGATTACCAGGGCTATCAAAACCCGCTCGTACTCCTCGACGGCATCAATCGGGCAACAAGCCATTCGCTGCTGGGCTCCATAGCGGCTGACTACAGAATCCTGCCCGAGCTGGTGTTTCGGAGTACCGCTTCGATCAACTACAACAGCACCAACCAGCGCAACTATGTAACCGGAGACGCACTGATTGCGGCTTCGAACGGTGTGGGCACCTCCAGCCTTGGCACCGGATCCCAGTCACAGAACCAGCTCTCGGACCTGTTTTTTGAAAACACGTTGACCTGGGACAAAGTATTCAATACCGCACACCGGCTCAATATCGTAGGCGGAACCTCCTGGCAGAAGACGAGGTCACAGCTCTTCGGTGTCACTGCGCAGGGATATCCCGACGACAAGTACCTCAATAATCTGTCCTCCGCCAGCCTGGTGACCGCCGCAGTGGGTACGAGCGGACAGAATTCGCTGCTCAGCTTTTACACAAGGGCGCTTTATGCCTGGAAAGACCGCTATATCTTCACCTTTACCGGGCGTTCGGATGCATCATCCAAATTTCCCAAAGTCAACCGCACCGGATTTTTCCCTTCGGGCGGGGTGGCCTGGCGTCTGTCTGAAGAATCTTTTATGAAAGAGGTCAAGTGGATAGACGATATTAAATTGCGGGCAAGTGCCGGCTACACCGGAACCCAGAATATCGGGGACAATATGTTCTATACGCTCTACAATCCCTACGCCTATGCAGGCAAGAGCACCATGGTCCCCAGCCAGCTCGGCAACGAAGATATCCGCTGGGAATCAACCCTGCAGAAAGATGCAGGGCTGGACATCAGCCTATTTCATTCAAGATTCGGTGCCAGCATTGAGGTTTATGAGAAAGCAACATCAGGCATTTTATTCACCAGAACGGTAGCCGGCAGTTCCTCCTATAGCAGTGTCATTGCCAATCTGGCCAACATCCGTAACCGGGGGCTGGAAATTGCACTGCGCGGCACCTTTATCGAAAACAAGAACCTCTCCTGGAACGGCGCTTTCAATATCTCGTTCAACCGCTCCCTGGTCACCAATGTGGACCGCGACTTTACCGATCCCAATGATATCACAAGCTATAATCTGGGCAATGCGATCGTCCGTGAAGGAGAGCCATTGGGCCTGATCTACGGCAAACAGTTCACCGGCCTGCTGCAGACGCAGGAAGAGGTCGATGCCTACAAAGCGAAGAATCCGTACTGGATATATTTTGATCCTTATCTGGGTATCGGCGATCCGAGCTATAAAATTCCGGAAGGCGAATATTTTCCGTCCAACGATATCATCGGACATGCGGCCCCCAAGTTTTACGGCGGATATACCAACAGTATTTCATATAAGGGCCTGAGCCTGACCACGCTGTTTACCTTCAGCTATGGCAACGACATCCTGTACCAGGGCGATATCCAGAACAACAATGTCAGCAACCGCAGCAACAAAACGACCGAAATACTGGGTAGATGGACACCAGAGAATCCCACCTCTACCCGGCCGCGGCTCCTGTACGGGTATAACGGCACGACCTATACCAACAGCGCCGCCGTATACGACGGCTCATTTCTGCGGCTCAAATCATTGACCCTGACCTATGCCCTGCCTGAGCGCTGGAAAAAAAGGCTGGGTCTGCCACAGGCTTCCATCTTCGGATCTGCCACCAACATCCTCACCTGGACCAGCTACCCCGGCGTGGATCCGGAGGTCAGCAACGATCCCTATAGTCTGATCAATGGTGCCAGCGATCCGGGTACGTTTCCGGCCGTTAGGCAATTTACGCTGGGATTACGTTTTTCACTTTAA